Proteins encoded in a region of the Clostridium butyricum genome:
- a CDS encoding CotS family spore coat protein, which translates to MNSEFQALQNSSLSPEAIQRYVLPKFNLQNAQISIIKFKDTEKQRAVYRVDYNNNSYCLKKVYYELDDLLYVYSAIEWLYRNKIRVPKLLPTIDNNRFAQFNDMLFILTPWIEGEKCSFDNMNHIELSIKKLAQIHSISRTFKPILGSNLKEGFDDYYISTLKHFQDLLKSSNDSFKYKDKFSKKFISDFDLNFRLAKISLDMSNKIEPSQLSRSLCHGDYVNKNILIPDDNDPWIIDFDKCKMDYCARDLSYFLRRLLKRENTKWDLDLSLNILKTYNNITPLTESDIYYIISYICFPQKYWKISRDYFKNVHKCNKNSFFTLLNNASSKSEYQYDFAVNIIEKLNL; encoded by the coding sequence ATGAATAGTGAATTTCAAGCTTTACAAAATTCTAGCCTTTCACCGGAAGCTATACAAAGGTATGTTCTTCCTAAATTCAATTTACAAAATGCTCAAATTTCAATAATTAAATTTAAAGATACGGAAAAACAACGAGCAGTATACAGAGTTGATTACAACAATAACAGTTATTGTCTAAAAAAAGTTTATTATGAATTAGATGATTTATTATATGTATATTCAGCCATTGAATGGCTATATAGAAATAAAATTCGCGTTCCTAAACTTTTACCAACCATAGACAACAATCGTTTTGCACAATTTAATGATATGCTGTTCATACTAACTCCATGGATTGAAGGAGAAAAATGCTCTTTTGATAATATGAATCATATTGAATTATCTATAAAAAAACTTGCTCAGATACATTCTATTTCGAGAACTTTTAAACCTATTTTAGGAAGTAATTTAAAGGAAGGCTTCGATGATTACTACATATCAACATTAAAACATTTTCAAGACTTATTAAAATCATCAAATGATTCTTTTAAATATAAAGATAAGTTCTCAAAAAAATTCATTTCAGACTTTGATTTAAATTTTAGATTAGCAAAAATTTCTTTAGATATGTCTAATAAAATAGAACCTAGCCAACTAAGTCGATCATTATGTCATGGAGATTATGTTAATAAAAATATTCTTATACCTGATGATAATGATCCATGGATTATAGACTTTGATAAATGCAAGATGGATTATTGTGCCAGAGATTTATCCTACTTTCTTAGACGTCTATTAAAAAGAGAAAATACAAAGTGGGATTTGGATTTATCATTAAATATTCTTAAAACGTACAACAATATAACACCACTTACAGAATCAGATATTTATTATATAATATCCTATATATGTTTTCCTCAAAAATACTGGAAAATATCACGTGACTATTTTAAAAATGTTCATAAATGCAATAAAAATTCATTTTTTACTTTGCTTAATAATGCAAGTTCAAAATCTGAATATCAGTATGATTTTGCAGTAAACATAATAGAAAAATTAAATTTATAA
- a CDS encoding deoxyguanosinetriphosphate triphosphohydrolase — MNVREKIESFESLTLINEAAFSKKSLGRIKYEEPDDMRTCYMHDRDRIIQSKSFRRLKHKTQVYIKTSGDHYRTRLTHTLEVSQVARNIGVGIGLNENLIEAIALGHDLGHVAFAHNGEEVLNNYLKDGFRHNEQSVRVVNKLENEGEGLNLTKEVINGILHHSGLGTTKDIITLEGIVVKVSDKMAYLNHDIDDSIRAGLLGIDDIPCEIVKVLGNNSSERLNILIKDFVNTSNNNLKNGILEIGLSKEINEAMIELRKFMFKNIYLGDTLKEERNKAKFILEQLIGHFEKYPDKMPSVYRKIVKEEGLQRGVADYIAGMSDDYCLLLFNKIFVPKMVVD; from the coding sequence ATGAATGTAAGAGAAAAAATTGAAAGTTTTGAAAGCTTGACACTAATAAATGAAGCAGCGTTTTCAAAGAAATCATTAGGAAGGATAAAATATGAAGAACCTGATGATATGAGAACATGTTATATGCATGATAGAGATAGAATTATACAAAGTAAATCTTTTAGACGACTTAAGCATAAAACTCAAGTATATATAAAAACCTCTGGAGATCATTATAGAACTCGCTTAACACATACACTAGAAGTATCTCAAGTAGCAAGGAATATAGGAGTAGGAATAGGATTAAATGAAAATTTAATTGAAGCTATAGCCTTAGGGCATGATTTGGGGCATGTTGCATTTGCTCATAATGGAGAAGAAGTACTTAACAATTATTTAAAAGATGGATTCAGACATAATGAGCAGAGTGTGAGAGTTGTTAATAAGTTAGAAAATGAAGGTGAAGGTTTAAATTTAACAAAAGAAGTTATAAATGGGATTCTTCATCATAGTGGACTTGGGACAACAAAAGATATTATAACCCTTGAGGGAATAGTGGTTAAAGTAAGTGATAAAATGGCATATTTAAATCATGACATAGATGACTCGATACGAGCAGGTTTGCTTGGCATTGATGATATACCTTGTGAAATTGTCAAGGTATTGGGCAATAATTCATCAGAAAGATTAAATATATTGATAAAGGATTTTGTAAATACATCAAATAATAATCTTAAAAATGGGATATTGGAAATAGGATTAAGTAAAGAAATTAATGAGGCAATGATTGAACTGAGAAAGTTTATGTTTAAAAATATATATTTGGGTGACACATTGAAAGAAGAAAGAAATAAGGCAAAATTTATATTGGAACAGTTAATAGGACATTTTGAAAAGTATCCAGATAAAATGCCGAGTGTGTATAGAAAAATAGTTAAAGAAGAAGGTCTTCAAAGAGGTGTTGCAGATTATATTGCAGGAATGAGTGATGATTATTGTCTTCTACTATTTAATAAGATTTTTGTACCCAAAATGGTTGTAGATTAG
- the dnaG gene encoding DNA primase: MQIREEVIERIRQDNDIVDIISENVRLKKSGRNYVGLCPFHNDKSPSLSVSQDKQIYKCFSCGEAGNVITFVMKYKKLTFYEASKYLADKAGIPLELGNAKESQITKKKELLYKVNTEAARYYFYNLQRTSFAKEYFLKRGIREEVIKRFGLGYAQDRWHDLIMYLKKKGFNENLLLEAGLILKSEKKGNTYDRFRNRVMFPVFDVRGKVIGFGGRVLDDSKPKYLNSPETVVFHKGTNLYGLNFATKNKLEQDYIIIVEGYMDLISLHQHGITNTVASLGTALTINQARLLKRYVNKVIISYDADVAGQTATLRGLEILRHAGLDVKVLKVPQGKDPDEFVRNNGKDAFLRLVDNALPLIEYRIKKAAEGINLRDNNELVKYGEKFAEILADLNPIEKDVYIKKISEETSIKEQAIYDLLSQVMAKDQKENNFMNKKADYGTKLYVEPGYLKAERTLIKLMFKEEYFQELNELIKVGDFVLDSHNKIYSLILQGKNEDTSNIISYLESRCDDVESSKELINIKEQEILEFTDKDRVIKDYMQEVQSYKLKKKIEDLKKKQSILEKEGKFQETIEIAMELTRLTKSLKRGE, encoded by the coding sequence TTGCAAATACGTGAAGAAGTAATTGAAAGAATAAGACAGGACAATGATATTGTTGATATTATTTCAGAAAATGTAAGGTTAAAAAAATCAGGCAGAAACTATGTTGGATTGTGTCCATTTCATAATGATAAATCTCCATCGTTAAGTGTATCACAGGATAAACAAATATATAAATGTTTTTCGTGTGGAGAAGCTGGAAATGTTATAACCTTTGTAATGAAATATAAAAAATTAACATTTTATGAAGCGTCTAAATATCTAGCTGATAAAGCAGGGATTCCTTTAGAATTAGGAAATGCAAAAGAATCTCAAATTACAAAAAAGAAAGAGTTGCTTTATAAGGTCAACACAGAAGCAGCACGATATTATTTTTATAATTTACAGAGAACTTCTTTTGCAAAAGAATATTTCTTAAAAAGAGGAATAAGGGAAGAGGTAATAAAACGCTTTGGACTTGGCTACGCACAAGATAGATGGCATGATTTAATAATGTATCTGAAAAAGAAAGGCTTCAATGAAAATCTTTTATTAGAAGCAGGATTAATTTTAAAAAGTGAAAAAAAAGGAAATACCTACGATAGATTCAGAAATAGAGTAATGTTTCCAGTATTTGATGTAAGAGGTAAAGTTATTGGATTTGGTGGCAGAGTGTTAGATGATTCTAAACCAAAGTATTTAAATTCACCTGAGACAGTCGTTTTTCACAAAGGCACAAATTTATATGGATTAAATTTTGCAACTAAAAATAAGTTAGAACAAGATTATATCATTATTGTTGAGGGATATATGGATTTAATATCTCTTCATCAGCATGGAATAACGAATACTGTAGCTTCGCTTGGAACTGCACTTACAATTAATCAAGCAAGATTATTAAAGCGTTATGTTAATAAAGTAATAATATCATATGATGCCGATGTTGCAGGTCAGACGGCAACACTTAGAGGACTTGAGATCCTAAGGCATGCAGGATTGGATGTTAAAGTTTTAAAAGTACCGCAAGGTAAAGATCCTGATGAATTTGTAAGAAACAATGGAAAGGATGCTTTTCTAAGATTAGTAGATAATGCATTGCCTTTGATTGAATATAGAATAAAGAAGGCAGCAGAAGGAATTAATTTAAGAGATAATAATGAACTGGTAAAGTATGGAGAGAAATTTGCTGAAATATTGGCTGATTTGAATCCTATAGAGAAAGATGTATATATTAAGAAGATTTCAGAAGAAACTTCTATTAAAGAACAGGCGATATATGACTTGCTTTCTCAAGTAATGGCGAAAGATCAAAAAGAAAATAACTTTATGAATAAAAAGGCAGATTATGGAACAAAATTATATGTAGAACCTGGATATTTAAAAGCAGAAAGAACATTAATAAAGTTGATGTTTAAAGAGGAATATTTTCAGGAATTAAATGAACTTATAAAAGTTGGAGATTTTGTATTGGACTCACATAATAAAATTTATTCATTAATATTACAAGGTAAAAACGAAGATACTAGTAATATAATATCGTACTTAGAAAGTCGATGCGATGATGTAGAAAGTTCAAAAGAACTAATAAACATCAAAGAACAAGAAATCTTAGAATTTACTGATAAAGATAGGGTTATTAAGGATTATATGCAAGAAGTTCAAAGTTATAAGCTTAAGAAAAAGATTGAAGATCTTAAAAAAAAGCAGAGTATTTTAGAAAAAGAAGGTAAATTCCAGGAAACTATTGAAATAGCAATGGAATTAACAAGACTTACTAAAAGTCTTAAAAGGGGAGAATGA
- the rpoD gene encoding RNA polymerase sigma factor RpoD produces the protein MEQKAKGKAAKTKDDKNDKNVKMSAVKELLDKGKKNGSLTYKEIMEAMDHIDLGPEQIEKIYEALEMMNIEIIGEANETADAEEEIDLSVPEGIAIDDPVRMYLKEIGKVPLLSSEQEIEYAQQIEEGNQRAKKKLAEANLRLVVSIAKRYVGRGMLFLDLIQEGNLGLIKAVEKFDYRKGYKFSTYATWWIRQAITRAIADQARTIRIPVHMVETINKLIRVQRQLLQELGRDPFPEEISKVMDLPVDKVREIQKIAQEPVSLETPIGEEEDSHLGDFIPDDEAPAPAEAAAFTMLKEQLINVLDTLTPREEKVLRLRFGLDDGRARTLEEVGKEFNVTRERIRQIEAKALRKLRHPSRSKKLKDYLD, from the coding sequence ATGGAACAAAAAGCAAAAGGAAAAGCTGCAAAGACTAAGGATGATAAAAATGATAAAAACGTTAAAATGTCAGCAGTTAAAGAATTATTAGATAAAGGTAAGAAAAATGGATCTTTAACATATAAAGAAATTATGGAAGCTATGGATCATATAGATTTAGGTCCAGAACAAATTGAAAAAATATATGAAGCATTAGAAATGATGAATATAGAAATTATTGGAGAGGCTAATGAAACAGCTGATGCTGAAGAGGAAATAGATTTATCAGTTCCAGAAGGAATAGCTATTGATGATCCAGTAAGGATGTATTTAAAGGAAATAGGTAAGGTTCCATTATTATCTTCAGAACAAGAAATAGAATATGCACAACAAATAGAAGAAGGTAATCAAAGAGCAAAGAAGAAACTTGCTGAAGCCAACTTAAGACTTGTTGTAAGTATCGCTAAAAGATATGTTGGAAGAGGTATGTTATTCTTAGACTTAATCCAAGAAGGAAATTTAGGTCTTATAAAAGCTGTTGAAAAGTTTGACTATAGAAAAGGATACAAATTCTCTACTTATGCTACATGGTGGATAAGACAGGCGATAACAAGAGCTATTGCTGACCAAGCAAGAACTATAAGAATTCCTGTTCATATGGTTGAAACTATAAATAAGCTTATAAGAGTTCAAAGACAATTATTACAAGAATTAGGAAGAGATCCATTCCCAGAAGAAATTTCAAAAGTTATGGACCTTCCAGTAGATAAGGTTCGTGAAATCCAAAAGATTGCACAAGAACCAGTATCTTTAGAAACTCCTATAGGTGAAGAAGAAGATTCACATTTAGGTGATTTTATACCAGATGATGAAGCTCCAGCTCCAGCTGAAGCAGCAGCATTTACAATGCTTAAAGAACAGCTTATAAATGTACTTGATACTTTGACACCAAGGGAAGAAAAAGTATTGAGATTAAGATTTGGTTTAGATGATGGAAGAGCAAGAACTCTTGAAGAAGTTGGTAAAGAATTTAATGTAACAAGAGAAAGAATAAGACAAATTGAGGCTAAGGCTTTAAGAAAATTAAGACACCCATCAAGAAGTAAAAAATTAAAAGATTATTTAGATTAA
- a CDS encoding tRNA (adenine(22)-N(1))-methyltransferase has protein sequence MELSKRLNWILNIMDKCDVIMDVGTDHGYIAIELIKRNLADKVIASDINKDPLNKAKLNVSLEGLSNKIELRLGGGLTPVKDKEVNGVLIAGMGGNLIRDILENDIKKVKNMDYLVLQPAQNPEVLREYLYISDYEIIDEDVCFDEGKYYEVFKVKYKENNSTKLENIFYEVSPILLNKKSDVFKDYLYEKIDKYKKVKSFIKDNTEHALSRKKELDSKIEIMENLLKKF, from the coding sequence ATGGAACTAAGCAAAAGACTAAATTGGATATTAAATATAATGGATAAATGTGATGTTATTATGGATGTAGGGACAGATCATGGTTATATCGCTATAGAATTAATTAAAAGAAATCTTGCAGATAAGGTAATAGCCTCTGATATAAATAAAGATCCTTTGAATAAAGCTAAGCTTAATGTTTCTTTAGAAGGATTAAGTAATAAAATTGAACTTAGACTTGGAGGTGGACTTACACCAGTAAAAGATAAGGAAGTTAATGGTGTATTAATTGCCGGTATGGGTGGAAATTTAATCAGAGATATACTAGAAAATGATATTAAGAAAGTAAAAAACATGGATTATCTTGTATTGCAGCCAGCACAAAATCCAGAAGTACTTAGGGAATATTTATATATATCTGATTATGAAATTATAGACGAAGATGTATGTTTTGATGAAGGTAAATATTATGAAGTATTCAAGGTCAAATATAAAGAAAATAATTCAACTAAGTTAGAAAATATTTTTTATGAGGTAAGTCCAATTCTACTAAATAAGAAAAGTGATGTGTTTAAAGATTACTTATATGAAAAAATTGATAAATATAAAAAGGTAAAGAGTTTTATAAAAGATAACACAGAACATGCATTATCTAGAAAAAAAGAACTTGATAGCAAAATTGAAATAATGGAAAATTTGCTGAAAAAATTTTAG
- a CDS encoding Nif3-like dinuclear metal center hexameric protein, translated as MSKVIDISNKIEKMAPVFLKEDYDNVGIMVGDPNQNIKKVLFALDCTNEVIEEAVQNKCDMIIAHHPLFFRKPKSIVKGELLGDKVFKLIKEDITLYACHTNLDSAQNGINETIVKMLGFSSEEIIEPHDRNENKDCGIGRIIRLNDSISLDEVIKRIKNNLKIDNLRVAKGREKINTIAVINGSGQDFFNVAERLGADCIITGDTTYHFVSDYKELGVNIIDAGHFGTEFVVFLKTLEFLKEEFKDIEFIDSKKSKDPYEFY; from the coding sequence ATGAGTAAAGTTATTGATATATCAAATAAGATTGAAAAAATGGCACCAGTGTTTCTTAAAGAGGATTATGACAATGTAGGAATAATGGTTGGAGATCCAAATCAGAATATTAAAAAGGTGTTATTTGCTTTAGATTGTACAAATGAAGTGATTGAAGAGGCTGTGCAAAATAAGTGTGATATGATAATAGCTCATCATCCTTTATTTTTTAGAAAACCTAAGAGTATTGTTAAAGGGGAACTTCTTGGAGATAAAGTTTTTAAATTAATAAAAGAAGATATAACTTTATATGCATGTCATACTAATCTTGATTCTGCACAAAATGGTATAAATGAAACTATTGTTAAAATGCTTGGATTTAGTAGTGAGGAGATTATAGAACCTCATGATAGAAATGAAAATAAAGATTGTGGTATAGGAAGAATAATAAGACTAAATGATAGTATAAGTTTAGATGAAGTTATCAAAAGGATAAAAAACAATTTAAAAATTGATAATCTAAGAGTTGCTAAAGGACGTGAAAAAATTAATACTATTGCAGTTATTAATGGAAGCGGTCAAGATTTTTTTAACGTAGCAGAAAGACTTGGAGCTGATTGTATAATTACTGGAGATACAACTTATCATTTTGTAAGTGATTATAAAGAACTTGGAGTTAATATAATTGATGCAGGTCATTTTGGAACTGAATTTGTGGTGTTTTTAAAAACTCTTGAGTTTTTAAAAGAGGAATTTAAGGATATTGAATTTATAGATTCAAAAAAATCAAAAGATCCTTATGAATTTTATTAA
- a CDS encoding transglutaminase domain-containing protein, protein MVQILTMSIPVYAYEVFSNWNDAEKYIYENMINREDKIKFVFKGDKDNFVLNLKSSLKEAYSQDDYLERSWTQIKPEAYNINEGIETTLNIKYLCSKEQENYIDKELMNITEDIINDDMSDFHKVKAINNYIMNRYEYDYDLKSVSVYSSLTTSKAVCQGYSMTAYKMFNNAGVENRIVIGTARGISHSWNMVKIDEKWYQIDITNNDSENINKYFLVNDQFLIDNDYIWDRNMYPSCDEKYSKIN, encoded by the coding sequence ATGGTGCAAATTTTAACTATGAGTATACCAGTATATGCATATGAAGTATTTTCAAACTGGAATGATGCAGAAAAGTATATATATGAAAATATGATAAATAGAGAGGATAAGATAAAATTTGTATTCAAAGGTGATAAAGATAATTTTGTATTAAATTTAAAGTCATCTCTTAAAGAGGCTTATTCTCAAGATGATTATCTTGAAAGATCGTGGACTCAAATAAAGCCTGAAGCATATAATATTAATGAAGGTATTGAAACAACTTTAAATATAAAATATTTATGTTCAAAAGAGCAGGAAAATTATATTGATAAGGAACTTATGAACATTACAGAGGATATTATTAATGATGATATGTCTGATTTTCATAAGGTTAAAGCAATTAATAATTATATTATGAATAGATATGAATATGATTATGATTTAAAATCAGTAAGCGTGTATTCTTCGCTTACAACATCAAAAGCAGTGTGTCAGGGGTATTCAATGACTGCTTATAAAATGTTTAATAATGCAGGTGTTGAAAATAGGATTGTTATAGGAACAGCACGAGGTATATCCCATTCATGGAATATGGTAAAAATAGATGAAAAGTGGTATCAGATTGACATAACTAATAATGATTCGGAAAATATTAATAAATATTTTTTAGTTAATGACCAATTTTTAATAGATAATGATTATATATGGGATAGAAATATGTATCCATCATGTGATGAAAAGTATTCAAAAATAAATTAA
- a CDS encoding ABC transporter ATP-binding protein, producing MADLSLRHIYKIYSGDVTAVKDFNLEIEDKEFIVFVGPSGCGKSTTLRMIAGLEEISKGELYIGGKLVNDVEPKERDIAMVFQNYALYPHMTVYDNMAFALKLRKAPKEEIEKKVKDAAKKLDIEHLLDRKPKALSGGQRQRVALGRAIVREPKVFLMDEPLSNLDAKLRVQMRTVISKLYQDLETTFIYVTHDQVEALTMGTRIVVMKDGIIQQVDTPLNIYNTPNNLFVAGFIGSPQMNLMNGLVVEEDGKLYSKFENNKVLLPTEKAKILKDGGYVNKEVVFGIRPEHLSDSEALVKDAVDVTIGGDVEVVERMGAESYIYFKSGSSSMTAKVEGSTKFEPKDKIKLHVQIDKIHIFDKDSELRIC from the coding sequence ATGGCAGATTTATCATTAAGACATATTTATAAAATTTATTCAGGAGATGTTACAGCAGTTAAAGACTTTAATTTAGAAATTGAAGATAAAGAATTCATAGTTTTCGTTGGGCCATCTGGTTGTGGTAAATCAACAACTTTAAGAATGATTGCAGGACTTGAAGAAATATCTAAAGGTGAATTATATATTGGTGGAAAATTAGTTAATGATGTAGAACCTAAAGAAAGAGATATAGCAATGGTTTTCCAAAACTATGCATTATATCCTCATATGACAGTATATGATAATATGGCGTTTGCATTAAAATTAAGAAAAGCACCAAAGGAAGAAATTGAGAAAAAAGTAAAAGATGCTGCTAAGAAATTAGATATTGAGCATTTATTAGATAGAAAACCAAAAGCATTATCAGGGGGACAAAGACAGAGAGTTGCACTTGGACGTGCTATTGTAAGAGAACCTAAGGTATTCTTAATGGACGAACCATTATCAAACCTTGATGCTAAATTAAGAGTTCAAATGAGAACTGTAATATCAAAATTATATCAAGACTTAGAAACAACATTTATCTATGTAACACATGACCAAGTAGAAGCTTTAACAATGGGTACAAGAATTGTTGTTATGAAAGATGGTATAATTCAACAAGTTGATACACCACTTAATATATACAATACACCAAATAATTTATTCGTTGCAGGATTTATCGGAAGTCCTCAAATGAACTTAATGAATGGATTAGTTGTTGAAGAAGACGGAAAATTATATTCTAAATTCGAAAACAACAAGGTTTTATTACCAACTGAAAAGGCTAAAATATTAAAAGATGGTGGATATGTAAATAAGGAAGTTGTATTTGGAATAAGACCAGAACATTTAAGCGATTCAGAAGCATTAGTTAAAGATGCTGTAGATGTTACAATTGGTGGAGATGTTGAAGTTGTTGAAAGAATGGGTGCAGAAAGTTACATTTACTTCAAATCTGGAAGTAGTAGCATGACTGCAAAAGTTGAAGGAAGCACAAAATTTGAACCAAAAGACAAAATTAAATTACATGTTCAAATAGATAAAATTCATATATTTGATAAAGATTCAGAATTAAGAATCTGTTAA
- a CDS encoding PucR family transcriptional regulator, with protein sequence MTGLDQYLEKIYNNCKIPFKAYIDGKVVFEADPVYFQSEVEEDDFLLGFSEVKLIIPGLFKESLGLLKFCIKDKFCEYSIDSEKIILDLLNGVDISEEKIKENTRQLKEDSFLIVISVKDKSEEAVEILNNVYSDTEILIFTFKEYVILLGSFENIQEHTCSIYETLYTSIYMKCYMSYVEISDYVSLKKNFDLCRYKLNLAYKYHVSGKVFNMDSLMFESIIDNLNEDEKNRIIAKFNEGFERLDNDIIQSIDVFFELNLNLSEASKKLYVHRNTLIYRLDKIQKCTSYDIRKFNEAVIFKVAFAIWKQKRNI encoded by the coding sequence ATGACAGGATTAGATCAGTACTTAGAAAAGATATATAATAATTGTAAAATACCATTTAAAGCATATATAGATGGAAAAGTTGTATTTGAGGCTGATCCTGTATACTTCCAGTCAGAGGTGGAAGAAGATGATTTCTTACTTGGTTTTAGTGAAGTCAAACTTATAATTCCAGGTTTGTTTAAGGAGTCTCTTGGACTTTTGAAGTTCTGTATTAAGGATAAGTTTTGTGAATATAGCATAGATTCTGAAAAAATAATTTTGGATTTATTAAATGGCGTAGATATATCAGAAGAAAAAATAAAAGAAAATACAAGGCAGCTAAAGGAAGATTCTTTTCTAATTGTAATAAGTGTAAAGGATAAATCGGAGGAAGCTGTTGAAATATTAAACAATGTCTATAGTGATACTGAAATACTGATATTTACATTTAAAGAATATGTAATTCTTCTTGGAAGTTTTGAAAACATTCAAGAGCATACTTGCAGTATTTATGAAACTTTATATACATCAATTTATATGAAATGTTATATGAGTTATGTAGAAATATCGGATTATGTTTCTTTAAAAAAGAACTTTGATTTATGTAGATATAAATTAAATCTAGCCTATAAATATCATGTTTCAGGGAAGGTTTTTAACATGGATAGTCTAATGTTTGAAAGCATTATAGATAATTTAAATGAAGATGAAAAAAATAGAATTATAGCTAAGTTTAATGAAGGATTTGAAAGATTAGATAATGATATTATACAGAGTATCGATGTTTTCTTTGAATTAAATTTAAATCTTAGCGAAGCATCTAAAAAACTATATGTGCATAGAAATACTTTGATCTATAGACTGGATAAAATTCAGAAATGTACTTCATATGATATAAGGAAGTTTAATGAAGCAGTTATTTTTAAAGTTGCCTTTGCAATATGGAAGCAAAAAAGAAATATTTAG
- a CDS encoding LacI family DNA-binding transcriptional regulator: MNIKDIARLSGVGVSTVSRVINNHPDVKQSTREKVLQIIKDSNYIPNNSARILKQNNTKNIGVLVKGVFNPFFSEMTNIIGNIIEENGYTMILQQNDFNLYQDVETMIGFVKEKRLQGVICLGGNFTEIQEDSFEDIKVPVVLTSVNTISKKGKKYYSSVGIDNSKSAYKAVRYLIEKGHKKIALVLGEVNDLGVSWWRLDGYKKALGENNIDIDDELIISGEYNSGTAYENVNKLLKKRKDITAIFALSDIMALGAIKAAIDNGLDVPRDISIVGFDGMDESKYYNPSITTVKQPKKKMAETSVELLFSLITTDGENKHVILDTELVERDSCFNI, from the coding sequence ATGAACATTAAAGATATAGCTAGACTTTCAGGAGTTGGAGTAAGTACAGTATCAAGGGTTATTAATAATCACCCAGATGTTAAACAAAGTACAAGAGAAAAGGTTTTACAAATAATTAAAGATAGTAATTATATTCCGAATAATAGTGCAAGAATTCTTAAGCAAAACAATACTAAAAATATAGGAGTTTTAGTAAAGGGAGTATTTAATCCATTCTTTTCAGAAATGACTAATATTATTGGAAATATAATTGAAGAAAATGGTTATACAATGATATTACAACAAAATGATTTTAATCTATATCAAGATGTTGAAACTATGATTGGATTTGTAAAAGAAAAAAGGCTTCAAGGAGTTATATGCCTAGGAGGCAACTTTACCGAAATACAAGAAGATAGTTTTGAAGACATCAAAGTACCTGTAGTTTTAACTTCAGTAAATACAATTTCAAAAAAAGGTAAGAAGTATTATTCATCGGTTGGAATAGATAATTCTAAAAGTGCATATAAAGCAGTTCGTTATCTTATTGAAAAGGGTCATAAAAAGATTGCTTTGGTTTTAGGAGAAGTTAATGACCTTGGAGTGAGCTGGTGGCGTTTAGATGGATATAAAAAAGCCTTGGGAGAAAATAATATAGATATTGATGATGAATTGATAATAAGCGGAGAATATAATAGTGGAACAGCATATGAAAATGTAAATAAACTGTTAAAAAAAAGAAAAGATATAACAGCAATTTTTGCGTTATCAGATATAATGGCACTTGGAGCTATTAAGGCTGCTATAGATAATGGGCTTGATGTACCAAGAGATATATCTATTGTTGGATTTGATGGTATGGATGAAAGTAAATATTACAATCCAAGTATTACCACAGTAAAACAGCCTAAAAAGAAAATGGCTGAGACAAGCGTTGAGTTATTATTTTCATTAATAACAACTGATGGTGAAAATAAGCATGTAATACTTGATACAGAACTTGTAGAAAGGGATTCATGTTTTAATATATAG